The stretch of DNA CCAAttaattgcatgtttgttgttcaatcttgactcgaaagagaatagattgaatttagcttcgaaaatattaatcaacacgcggttaaaccgactagaaatagtattcggtttcagtgtgcaaTTTCAGGCGACAGCTATAATTCCTTCAGTGATAAATGcgttttgtttaattaaattcaattagaaatcattggactgttaaataaaaataggattataaattctattaatagatttatgattaaattagGGAATTGCATCGTGATATCGAATAATTTGTGGTTAAATAATTCCAGTGCATGATAATAATTAAAGTTTGTTACCGTCGTGTGTTTccggtcattttatttaaatttgaaaatcccaagTCCCAACTTCTCTGATATTTGATCTAGTCATTAAATTAGCATAACTTAGTTTAAAATCCACGTAGttgaaataaaaatcaaatcacTCATTATtatttgcctagattaaataaaataattgaatcttagtaattaaataatagtctctgtgggatcgatacttggacgtctgtccatttactataacttgacctagtccgcttgctagaattaatcccaaccgaattcgtcggtcaagtttttggcgccgttgccggggactatttatttgatattaggataaattatttgtttgagactaggcttttgttcttagttttaaatttttttttattattattctttCTTTAGCAttctaattaattttatttcagcTTTTATACTCTTGTGGAGCTTAAATCGTGCacttaaatttttgatttcatGGGTTAGCTCGTGTTATATGAGCCGTGCTCAAGACGTCAGGAATCTagtgccacttgatcttgagattgaaaGCACTCTCCGCAGTATCCGCAGAGCCCGAAGGAACAACAACTTGACTCTAGAATTTGAATCTGAAGCAGAATCTGAAATAGATCGTAAACCAGAAGTTGAGGAAATGGCCGGAGAAGAGGATAACCGTACATTGATGGAGCTTCATCGACCAGCATTCGAAGGTTATGGGTCTAGTATAATCCGCCCTACGATTCAGGCAAATACATTCGAGCTGAAGCCAGGCATCATCCAGATGATCCAAATGCAAGTAAAGTTTGGTGGAGCACCATCTGAAGACCCCAATGCACATCTGGAGAAttttctgtcaatctgtgatatGATTAAGTGCAATGGGGTGAGTACTGATGCCATTCGACTCAGACTATTTCCATTCTCCTTGCAAGGAGAAGCTATGGAGTGGCTTCGTGACCTTCCAGCTGGTTCTATCACTACTTGGGATGGGCTAGTTGAGTTCTTCATGCACAGGTATTTTCCCCCTACTAAGATTACACAACTGCGAAATGAAATCACTTCATTTAGACAGAGAGATGGGGAATCACTGAATTCAGCATGGGCGAGGTTTAAAAAGATGTTGAGAATGTGCCCGAGACATGGTTTTTCGGTAGGCCAGCAGGTGGAGACATTTTACTATGGGGTAGATCCTTCTGTGAGATCTATGCTTGATGCGGCAGCAAATGGGAGTTTATACAGGAAAACGCCAACCGCAGCACTTGAAATCATTTCTAATATGGCGGAAAGCAATGTGGGTTGGCAAGATAACCGAAGGGAGAAGAAGGTCGGATTCCTTGAGATGGATGCTTTGACAGCGATTACAGCGAAACTTGATGGATTGACACATCAGATGGCACAGTTACAAGCGCAGAAGTCAATAGCAGTCAAGTCAGTGAATCAGATCCAAGGAAATGCTGAAATAGTTGGTGGTCCACCTTGTGACATGCCATTCATGCCGGATATGCCTTGTGAGGAAATACAGTGTTTTGGAGGAGATTCAGTAAATTATTTGGGAAACCAGGGGCGTCAGCAAAACAATCCATACAGTTTCTCGTATAATCCAGGCTGGAGGAATCATCCAAATTTCAGATGAAGACCGTCAGAAAATGCAGTTGTGCCATTACAGTTTAATCCTCCACAACATCCTATGCAGCAAAAGCCTCCTCAACAACCA from Primulina eburnea isolate SZY01 chromosome 6, ASM2296580v1, whole genome shotgun sequence encodes:
- the LOC140835304 gene encoding uncharacterized protein, which encodes MSRAQDVRNLVPLDLEIESTLRSIRRARRNNNLTLEFESEAESEIDRKPEVEEMAGEEDNRTLMELHRPAFEGYGSSIIRPTIQANTFELKPGIIQMIQMQVKFGGAPSEDPNAHLENFLSICDMIKCNGVSTDAIRLRLFPFSLQGEAMEWLRDLPAGSITTWDGLVEFFMHRYFPPTKITQLRNEITSFRQRDGESLNSAWARFKKMLRMCPRHGFSVGQQVETFYYGVDPSVRSMLDAAANGSLYRKTPTAALEIISNMAESNVGWQDNRREKKVGFLEMDALTAITAKLDGLTHQMAQLQAQKSIAVKSVNQIQGNAEIVGGPPCDMPFMPDMPCEEIQCFGGDSVNYLGNQGRQQNNPYSFSYNPGWRNHPNFR